The DNA region TTATGTATGTTTCataatttgtgtatttttttccttgttaggttaaaataataacttgTTTCTtatagtaattaattttttttctagtgattattattattattattattattattattattattgttgttatatgAAATAAGAAgttaaaagtataaatatttggtgaaaaataaaaataaaaatatttaatcataGTAATATCTACTCCATAAATAAGTAGGCAATATTATAATAAAGTatgtatacacatatatatagcaCACCTTGGAAATTTGTTATTCTTAACGGCTTTTTGACCATACTTTCGCCACCTATAACCATCATCAAGAATATCAACTTGGCTTCTTGTTTGAAATGCATATCTATGTTTCTTTGCCTTCTTTTCCAACGATCCTTTCTTAATCATCttatgattattataattatgattatcattCTCCATAATTACCATCTGCCTCTTGTTTTGATCATTATTATTTACTTTGAACTGATGATGATCAGATTGAACGACAGCCATTGATGGTTGATGAATCTGATGAtcatccatcatcatcatcaaagatcctacatgatgatgatgatcatgatcaAAATGATCAAGGCTGTTATTGGAAGTGCTTG from Amaranthus tricolor cultivar Red isolate AtriRed21 chromosome 3, ASM2621246v1, whole genome shotgun sequence includes:
- the LOC130808226 gene encoding probable WRKY transcription factor 56, whose amino-acid sequence is MEGYSIFSSSTNSSTSSPSNNTNFIIPFSLNQQVSSTSNNSLDHFDHDHHHHVGSLMMMMDDHQIHQPSMAVVQSDHHQFKVNNNDQNKRQMVIMENDNHNYNNHKMIKKGSLEKKAKKHRYAFQTRSQVDILDDGYRWRKYGQKAVKNNKFPRSYYRCTNEGCNVKKQVQRLSNDEGVIVTTYEGTHSHSIERSTDNFEHILNQMQIYTSY